One segment of Arthrobacter sp. MMS18-M83 DNA contains the following:
- the pth gene encoding aminoacyl-tRNA hydrolase — protein MTDTWLIVGLGNPGSEYSHNRHNVGQMVLDELASRMGGSFKTHKSRAQVVEGRLGIGGPRVVLAKPMSYMNVSGGPVSGLAKFFDIAPDHVIAVHDEIDIPFNTVKLKIGGGEGGHNGLRDISKALATKDYLRVRVGVGRPPGRMDTADYVLRDFGSSEKKELPFLLDEAADAVEVLMTEGLLAAQQRFHAVKA, from the coding sequence ATGACAGACACTTGGCTGATTGTCGGCCTTGGCAATCCCGGCAGTGAATACAGCCACAACCGCCACAACGTCGGCCAGATGGTCCTGGACGAACTTGCTTCGCGCATGGGCGGAAGTTTCAAGACCCACAAGTCCCGGGCGCAAGTCGTGGAGGGCAGGCTCGGGATAGGGGGGCCGAGGGTGGTGCTGGCGAAACCAATGAGCTATATGAACGTTTCCGGGGGGCCGGTTTCCGGCCTCGCCAAGTTCTTTGATATCGCTCCGGACCACGTGATTGCGGTGCACGACGAAATTGATATTCCCTTCAACACCGTCAAGTTGAAGATCGGCGGTGGAGAAGGCGGCCACAACGGCCTGCGGGATATCTCCAAGGCTTTGGCAACCAAGGACTACTTGCGGGTCCGTGTGGGCGTCGGCAGGCCGCCTGGCCGGATGGACACGGCGGATTATGTCCTCAGGGATTTTGGATCCTCGGAAAAGAAAGAGCTGCCATTCCTCCTGGATGAAGCGGCAGACGCCGTTGAAGTATTGATGACTGAGGGTCTGCTTGCCGCCCAGCAGAGATTTCACGCCGTGAAGGCCTAG